From one Prosthecobacter dejongeii genomic stretch:
- a CDS encoding ATP-binding protein encodes MLRSWHGLFLIFTTFLLLLVMGTVVRSGRLAEEGSELVTHTDAVIGEYLKLRTVITEAESSTRGYAMTRQAPLLKPLSTAPEQSEKLLQSLVAMTRDNPTQQTLLTELSILVNQRLAVLKKLADTASSSDADLPLREIISQGAGVNDSMLQKIDEGILAERKLHAGREEQLRDVLQTMNVTGIGGSILAVITGIVSFVMLQRSYRIALRTAELEAEKERAIEADAQKSRFLANMSHEIRTPMNAIIGFADLLNGMVHEERARGYLRAIQSSGRSLLDLINDILDISRIEAGKLSLRPEPANVHEIVEGVVFAVKKQAEDKGLALEIKIERQVPKILEVDSLRLRQILLNLTSNAVKFTHKGKVKIHVSTLNEAKSGEACDLQVKVSDTGVGIAEEDRERIFSAFEQISTQSRSGAQGTGLGLSITRRLVDLMDGEISLISEPGKGSTFTLILPGIPLSHATNDPPSDHSADFNRLRPATILVVDDNSTNRELIAGYLHGSHHEILFAQDGMEALELARTAKPDVILMDIRMPRMDGKWARQILREDNRTSAIPVIAQTASSMPEESAKLQEMFDGYLRKPFHQRQLYRELEGVLGHATIRYTTPRPQVPHAEDLPTSILESFDASTTAAWPGLAAQLQVWEDGDVSRFLDTFPMLEIATFGHQLHQEAARHDCPPLARYATALYGAAETFELDVVERLLRDFPAFSRRITGIKKDPP; translated from the coding sequence ATGCTCCGTTCCTGGCACGGTTTATTCCTCATCTTTACTACATTCCTGCTCCTGCTGGTGATGGGTACGGTGGTGCGTAGCGGGCGACTGGCCGAGGAGGGCAGCGAACTAGTGACGCACACGGATGCGGTGATTGGTGAGTATTTAAAACTCCGCACCGTGATCACAGAGGCGGAATCCTCCACACGGGGTTACGCCATGACACGCCAGGCCCCCTTGCTGAAACCCCTCAGCACGGCTCCAGAACAATCTGAAAAACTGCTGCAAAGTCTTGTTGCTATGACTCGGGATAATCCGACTCAGCAAACGCTTTTGACGGAACTTTCCATTCTGGTCAATCAGCGTCTTGCCGTGCTCAAAAAGCTAGCTGATACGGCTAGTTCGAGCGATGCCGATTTGCCTCTGCGGGAGATCATCAGCCAAGGTGCGGGGGTGAATGATAGCATGCTGCAAAAGATTGATGAGGGTATCTTAGCAGAACGTAAACTGCATGCCGGACGCGAGGAGCAACTCCGCGATGTATTGCAGACGATGAATGTTACAGGTATCGGCGGTAGCATCTTGGCGGTCATTACAGGCATCGTGAGTTTTGTCATGCTGCAGCGCAGCTACCGCATCGCGCTACGCACCGCAGAACTCGAAGCAGAAAAAGAGCGTGCCATCGAGGCCGATGCTCAGAAATCTCGGTTCCTTGCGAACATGAGTCATGAGATTCGCACGCCCATGAATGCGATCATTGGCTTTGCTGATCTGCTGAATGGAATGGTGCATGAAGAACGTGCTCGCGGCTATCTACGTGCTATCCAAAGTAGTGGCCGTTCTCTATTGGATCTCATCAATGACATCCTGGACATCTCCCGGATTGAGGCAGGGAAGTTGTCCTTGCGGCCAGAACCTGCGAATGTGCATGAGATTGTTGAAGGGGTGGTCTTTGCCGTTAAAAAACAAGCGGAAGACAAAGGGTTAGCTCTGGAAATAAAAATTGAGCGCCAAGTCCCTAAAATCTTGGAGGTGGACTCCCTTCGACTTCGTCAGATCCTTCTTAACCTAACCAGTAATGCGGTTAAATTTACTCATAAGGGCAAGGTAAAGATCCACGTCAGCACACTGAATGAAGCGAAGTCTGGAGAGGCCTGTGACTTGCAGGTGAAAGTGAGTGACACAGGTGTTGGTATCGCCGAGGAGGATCGTGAGCGGATCTTTTCCGCCTTTGAGCAGATCAGCACCCAAAGCCGCAGTGGCGCACAGGGTACAGGGTTAGGTCTCAGCATCACACGGCGTCTGGTGGACTTGATGGATGGAGAGATCTCACTCATCAGCGAGCCTGGGAAAGGCAGCACATTCACTTTGATTCTGCCGGGCATTCCCCTTAGCCATGCGACCAATGATCCTCCGAGTGATCATTCCGCAGACTTCAATCGGCTGCGCCCTGCCACCATTTTGGTGGTGGATGACAATTCGACAAATCGTGAGCTTATCGCGGGTTATTTGCATGGGTCCCATCATGAAATTCTCTTTGCTCAAGATGGTATGGAAGCTCTGGAACTAGCCCGGACAGCCAAGCCAGACGTAATCTTGATGGACATCCGCATGCCACGCATGGATGGCAAATGGGCGCGCCAGATTTTGCGTGAGGATAACCGCACCTCGGCGATTCCTGTGATCGCGCAGACAGCTTCTTCCATGCCCGAAGAGTCAGCCAAGCTACAGGAAATGTTTGATGGTTATCTGCGCAAGCCTTTCCACCAGCGTCAGCTTTATCGGGAGCTCGAAGGTGTGCTTGGGCATGCGACCATTCGTTACACCACGCCGAGACCTCAAGTGCCGCATGCTGAAGATTTACCGACTAGCATTCTGGAGTCCTTCGATGCAAGCACCACGGCTGCTTGGCCGGGATTGGCTGCCCAACTGCAAGTGTGGGAAGACGGGGATGTTAGCCGATTTCTGGATACATTCCCCATGCTGGAAATCGCCACCTTTGGTCATCAACTCCACCAAGAGGCGGCGCGTCATGATTGCCCCCCGTTAGCTCGTTATGCCACGGCGCTTTATGGGGCCGCAGAGACTTTTGAGTTGGATGTCGTCGAACGCTTGCTGCGTGACTTTCCTGCTTTTTCCCGCCGCATCACCGGCATCAAAAAAGACCCCCCATGA
- a CDS encoding entericidin A/B family lipoprotein — MKTTDISHEIASKADHEEATARHASFFIFSLGMLILTLSFLSSCNTTRGFGRDVQKVGSTIERQAVKVQSGR, encoded by the coding sequence ATGAAAACCACCGACATCTCCCACGAAATCGCCTCCAAGGCGGACCATGAAGAAGCGACTGCGCGCCACGCGAGTTTTTTCATTTTCTCCCTCGGGATGCTGATCCTCACCCTCTCTTTCTTGAGCAGTTGCAACACCACACGCGGTTTTGGTCGTGATGTGCAGAAGGTCGGCAGCACCATCGAGAGGCAAGCTGTGAAGGTGCAATCAGGTCGCTAA
- a CDS encoding sigma-54-dependent transcriptional regulator, protein MDILIVDDEASIRRATSLALDAAGHYVETAENGAVALRSLKESSFDLVLLDLYLGEESGLQILETIRREHPSVHVVIFTANATIPNAIEATRLGAVDFLEKPFSPDQLRQALKRITTLRTLERKVEELTTEVRTQTPPPQVMSKNPGLQRQIEVLFRAADTQASILILGESGTGKSMIARAIHDQSPFRDKPFVTVSCPSLSRELLESDLFGHVKGSFTGAMRDTWGKVKAAEGGTLFLDEIGELPLEIQPKLLRLLQEREYERLGETTPRKANVRVIAATNRDLKQWASEGRFREDLFYRLNVISATMPPLRERPEDLVACADNFLKFFADQFRRKVRRFSPAAYVALRNHPWPGNIRELRNAIERAVILAEGDEITPRDLPEAGGSTTLNGHDHGAEVGQRVSIEKLECEHIRRVMSITDSLQEAAEVLGIDAATLYRKRKRYQLDS, encoded by the coding sequence ATGGACATCCTCATCGTAGATGACGAAGCCAGCATCCGTCGCGCGACCAGTCTCGCACTGGATGCCGCTGGCCATTATGTCGAGACCGCTGAAAACGGAGCTGTGGCTCTGCGCAGTCTCAAAGAATCTTCTTTTGATCTCGTGCTGCTAGATCTTTATCTTGGCGAAGAAAGCGGCCTGCAAATTCTGGAAACGATTCGCCGGGAACACCCCAGCGTGCACGTGGTCATCTTCACAGCGAATGCCACGATCCCAAATGCCATTGAAGCCACCCGTCTGGGTGCAGTGGACTTTTTGGAAAAGCCCTTTAGCCCAGACCAACTCCGCCAAGCTCTGAAGCGCATCACCACTCTGCGCACCCTGGAACGTAAAGTCGAGGAACTGACTACCGAGGTCCGCACACAAACGCCTCCACCCCAGGTGATGTCGAAGAACCCAGGGCTCCAGCGTCAGATAGAGGTCCTCTTTCGTGCAGCGGACACACAGGCTTCTATCCTCATCCTGGGTGAAAGCGGTACGGGCAAAAGCATGATCGCGCGCGCCATCCATGATCAGAGCCCTTTTCGTGATAAACCTTTCGTCACAGTGAGCTGCCCTAGCCTCTCTCGAGAGCTGTTGGAAAGTGATCTCTTTGGCCATGTCAAAGGCTCCTTTACGGGAGCGATGCGGGACACCTGGGGGAAGGTGAAGGCTGCAGAAGGTGGCACTTTGTTTCTCGATGAAATCGGCGAGTTACCCCTGGAAATTCAGCCAAAGCTCCTCCGCCTGCTGCAAGAGCGCGAGTATGAGCGGCTGGGGGAAACGACTCCACGCAAAGCGAATGTACGTGTGATTGCCGCGACCAATCGAGACCTAAAACAGTGGGCCAGCGAAGGACGCTTTCGGGAGGATTTATTTTATCGCCTGAATGTCATCTCGGCCACCATGCCCCCGCTACGTGAACGCCCTGAGGACCTGGTGGCCTGTGCAGATAACTTCCTGAAATTCTTTGCAGACCAGTTCCGCCGCAAGGTGCGCCGCTTCAGCCCGGCGGCCTATGTGGCCCTGCGCAATCATCCATGGCCTGGTAACATTCGTGAACTGCGCAATGCTATCGAGCGTGCCGTCATCCTGGCTGAGGGAGATGAGATCACTCCTCGCGATCTCCCCGAAGCAGGGGGGAGCACCACACTCAATGGTCATGACCACGGTGCCGAAGTCGGTCAGCGAGTCAGCATTGAGAAGTTGGAGTGCGAACACATCCGCCGGGTGATGTCTATCACGGATTCCCTCCAGGAAGCGGCAGAAGTGCTCGGCATTGATGCCGCCACGCTCTATCGCAAACGCAAGCGTTACCAGTTGGACAGTTAG
- a CDS encoding AI-2E family transporter — protein MEALQLQLAPLIRLATVMLTVAMLWSGRDFFIPLALAILFAFLLKPVVSFLNHRLHFARTLAVITVTLLSFSVMGALLWVLGGELHELVKELPGYRNTIHQRVVSLKQVGQGGVLEKLQSLAAEISNVSEESGAQGADAPQETPVFIEKSTNRVQETAMSALGYLADSLGTASVVVVFVIFMLLRQNDVRNRVIHLVGYSRLTTTTRALDEAASRVSRYLLMQSLINGVYGVLLAVGFWAIGLPYVVLWGALAALFRFVPYIGPWIAAVLPMALSLAVFDGWSQPLMVITLIVGLELLTNMILEPWLYGQSAGVSDLALLIAIMFWTLIWGPVGLLLATPLTVCLVVFSKYIPELRFVEILMGDKPEVQPAFLVYQRLLVGDLEEAEELTQQSAKEIGQEKTIDQVLLPAAVHARREMMAGRLSKEESDSILDTLTTLSSETALEEAVVFAADSDGPLLLCRSFDASADAIALNWLTRSVGAGVLKWESIPQSALVSEVIAQVEKLQPAIVCISAMPPGVSSTAQLLCKRLRHRFPELKILLARWGAQKAESPADTGASWVVTTTEQARERLQTVLRLEEPASAPAT, from the coding sequence TGCAACTTCAGCTGGCTCCGCTCATCCGGCTCGCCACGGTGATGCTCACCGTGGCGATGCTGTGGTCTGGGCGAGACTTTTTCATCCCTCTCGCTCTAGCGATTCTTTTCGCTTTTTTGCTCAAGCCGGTGGTGTCATTTTTAAACCATCGGTTGCACTTTGCTCGCACCCTGGCGGTCATCACCGTCACGCTGCTTTCTTTTTCCGTCATGGGGGCATTGCTCTGGGTGCTTGGAGGCGAGTTGCACGAATTGGTTAAAGAGTTACCCGGTTACCGGAACACCATTCATCAAAGGGTGGTTAGCCTGAAACAAGTGGGGCAGGGGGGTGTGCTGGAAAAGCTCCAAAGCCTTGCGGCTGAGATTTCCAACGTCTCTGAAGAATCTGGTGCCCAGGGCGCAGATGCTCCGCAGGAGACGCCCGTATTCATCGAGAAGTCCACGAATCGTGTTCAAGAAACGGCCATGTCTGCCCTGGGTTACCTCGCAGATAGCCTGGGCACAGCGTCGGTCGTGGTCGTGTTTGTGATCTTCATGCTGCTCCGGCAGAACGACGTGCGAAACCGTGTCATTCATCTGGTCGGTTACAGTCGTCTGACGACCACCACTCGCGCCTTGGATGAGGCGGCCTCTCGTGTCAGCCGCTATCTATTGATGCAAAGTTTGATCAATGGCGTGTATGGAGTGCTCTTGGCAGTGGGTTTTTGGGCCATCGGTTTGCCCTACGTGGTTCTGTGGGGTGCGTTAGCGGCGCTGTTTCGCTTTGTGCCTTACATTGGTCCGTGGATCGCGGCTGTGTTGCCCATGGCTTTGAGTTTGGCCGTCTTTGATGGCTGGTCCCAGCCTCTAATGGTGATCACCTTGATCGTCGGTTTGGAGTTGCTGACAAACATGATTTTAGAACCTTGGCTTTATGGGCAGAGTGCAGGGGTTTCGGATCTTGCGCTGCTAATCGCCATCATGTTCTGGACCCTTATTTGGGGCCCTGTCGGCTTGCTATTGGCGACACCGCTGACCGTCTGCCTTGTCGTCTTTTCCAAATACATCCCAGAGTTGAGATTTGTCGAAATCTTAATGGGAGATAAACCTGAGGTTCAGCCAGCCTTTTTAGTCTATCAAAGGCTTCTTGTGGGAGACTTGGAAGAGGCTGAGGAACTGACACAGCAGTCGGCCAAAGAGATCGGTCAGGAAAAAACCATCGACCAAGTCTTGCTGCCTGCTGCTGTGCATGCGCGCCGCGAAATGATGGCAGGTCGCCTTAGCAAAGAAGAAAGTGATAGCATTCTAGATACGCTCACAACTCTTTCCAGTGAGACTGCGCTGGAGGAGGCCGTTGTCTTTGCGGCTGACAGCGATGGGCCCTTGCTTTTATGCCGTAGCTTTGACGCTTCTGCAGATGCCATTGCTCTGAATTGGCTCACCCGCTCTGTTGGGGCAGGGGTGCTGAAATGGGAGTCTATACCCCAGTCGGCTCTGGTGTCTGAAGTCATCGCACAAGTGGAAAAGCTGCAACCCGCCATTGTGTGCATCAGCGCCATGCCCCCTGGGGTTAGCAGCACCGCCCAACTGCTGTGTAAGCGTCTCCGTCATCGTTTTCCGGAGTTAAAGATTCTGCTGGCTCGCTGGGGTGCTCAAAAAGCAGAAAGCCCTGCGGATACGGGGGCCTCCTGGGTGGTCACCACGACTGAGCAGGCCCGTGAGCGCTTGCAGACGGTGCTTCGCTTGGAAGAACCCGCTTCAGCTCCTGCGACCTAA
- a CDS encoding hybrid sensor histidine kinase/response regulator, whose amino-acid sequence MIVEPQPPLSPSTARGVVLVVDDQMQNIQVVGTVLTREGYEVIPATSGAQALQRIAARLPDLVLLDVVMPDVDGFTVCKRLREHPDTAGLPVIFVSAANDSETIVRGLEAGGVDYITKPFNKAELLARVRTQVDLQRARETTSRMLRERENIVSMVAHDLKNPLGAIRFSAQTLLELPAEKINTASDLTGHIVATCDQMLKFIDRFLNNRAQEAEHERMTTVHISSEQIKEMLTAWYPNAKRKNTTLAVTLSETPLLASGDLFTVRQIVDNLMSNAVKFSPLGSQITSRVYADGERFIIDIEDEGPGFSESDLARIFQDYTRLSARPTGGESSTGLGLAIAKRGADRMGAKLTIDNRSNGQGSIARLALPLALVAKA is encoded by the coding sequence ATGATTGTGGAACCCCAACCCCCCCTCAGCCCCAGCACCGCACGTGGAGTCGTGCTGGTGGTGGATGATCAGATGCAGAATATCCAGGTCGTGGGCACGGTGCTCACGCGTGAAGGGTATGAAGTCATCCCTGCTACCAGCGGAGCCCAGGCCCTGCAGCGTATCGCTGCACGTTTGCCGGATCTGGTTCTGCTGGATGTGGTGATGCCTGATGTGGATGGCTTTACCGTCTGCAAACGGTTGCGTGAGCATCCAGATACGGCAGGATTGCCCGTTATTTTTGTTTCCGCTGCAAATGACTCTGAGACCATCGTGAGAGGGCTGGAGGCTGGTGGTGTGGACTACATTACGAAGCCGTTCAACAAGGCTGAACTGCTCGCTCGTGTGCGCACGCAGGTAGATCTCCAACGCGCACGTGAAACGACCTCCCGGATGCTGAGAGAGCGTGAAAACATCGTCAGCATGGTGGCGCATGATTTAAAAAACCCACTCGGTGCCATTCGCTTCAGCGCGCAGACACTGCTGGAGCTACCAGCGGAAAAGATCAATACCGCCAGTGATCTCACAGGCCACATCGTGGCTACATGCGATCAGATGCTCAAGTTCATTGACCGGTTCCTAAACAACCGTGCTCAAGAGGCTGAGCATGAACGCATGACCACCGTTCATATCTCCTCCGAACAAATTAAAGAGATGCTCACCGCTTGGTATCCCAATGCCAAACGAAAGAACACGACCCTCGCAGTGACACTTTCTGAGACACCTTTGCTCGCCAGTGGGGATCTATTTACCGTGCGACAGATCGTGGACAACCTCATGAGTAACGCAGTGAAATTTTCCCCTCTGGGCAGTCAGATCACTTCACGCGTTTATGCAGATGGGGAGCGCTTCATCATTGACATCGAAGACGAAGGTCCCGGCTTCAGTGAGAGTGATTTAGCCCGCATTTTTCAAGATTACACGCGCCTGAGCGCACGCCCTACGGGGGGAGAATCCTCCACTGGGCTTGGCTTAGCCATCGCTAAACGTGGTGCCGACCGCATGGGTGCCAAACTTACCATTGATAATCGTTCGAACGGTCAGGGCTCCATTGCCCGACTGGCTCTGCCTTTGGCCCTCGTCGCCAAGGCATGA
- a CDS encoding zinc-binding metallopeptidase family protein, which yields MRTYLCVCGQPVFFNNSVCIPCGRAVGFDPDSREMRTLDLTEEGVHQQALAEVATKRGFFRRAPRPVIPQRYRFCANLNACACNWLIPADADPATLCPSCATTRVIPDLSQPGNPERWTKLESAKRRLLFTLLDHGLWGPGNRVKSSVPMVFDFLQNLPGQAPVMTGHDMGVITLNVQEADDDVREKTRLEMREPYRSLLGHFRHESGHHYWDVLIDGSPWLAEYRSLFGDETADYSLALQRNYSEGPPPGWDQNHISAYASSHPWEDWAETWAHWLHMSDTLETADSAECHSNIVQPKIDPTLLCAEGQEPTPEIKAFCERVSHWVALTTLVNELTRSMGQPDAYPFVCSGPVLKKLFFIDRVVNAG from the coding sequence ATGAGAACTTATCTATGCGTCTGCGGTCAGCCCGTTTTCTTTAATAACAGCGTCTGCATTCCCTGTGGGCGAGCCGTGGGTTTTGACCCTGACTCGCGTGAAATGCGAACGTTGGATTTAACGGAAGAAGGCGTCCATCAGCAGGCCCTGGCGGAAGTAGCGACGAAGCGCGGCTTTTTCCGCCGTGCACCCAGACCTGTGATACCTCAGCGTTACCGCTTCTGTGCCAACTTGAATGCCTGTGCTTGCAACTGGTTGATCCCTGCGGATGCCGATCCGGCTACCCTGTGTCCTTCCTGTGCTACCACGCGTGTCATTCCAGACCTTTCTCAACCAGGCAATCCAGAACGCTGGACGAAGCTGGAATCCGCCAAACGCAGGCTACTTTTCACGCTGCTCGATCATGGGCTTTGGGGGCCTGGTAATCGAGTGAAGTCCAGCGTTCCTATGGTCTTTGATTTTCTTCAAAATTTGCCAGGTCAAGCCCCCGTGATGACGGGACATGATATGGGTGTCATCACGCTGAATGTGCAGGAAGCTGATGATGATGTGCGTGAAAAAACGCGATTGGAAATGCGCGAGCCTTATCGTTCTTTGTTAGGCCATTTTCGTCATGAATCAGGTCACCATTACTGGGATGTGCTCATTGATGGCAGCCCTTGGCTGGCTGAATATCGCAGTTTGTTTGGCGATGAAACGGCAGATTATTCACTGGCGCTCCAGCGGAACTACTCGGAAGGGCCACCACCGGGGTGGGATCAAAATCACATCAGCGCCTATGCTTCTTCTCACCCCTGGGAGGACTGGGCTGAAACTTGGGCTCACTGGCTGCACATGAGCGATACCCTGGAAACGGCTGATTCGGCTGAGTGCCACAGCAATATCGTGCAGCCGAAAATCGATCCCACGTTGCTTTGTGCCGAAGGTCAGGAACCAACGCCTGAAATCAAGGCTTTTTGCGAGCGTGTCAGCCACTGGGTGGCATTGACCACTTTGGTGAATGAGCTCACACGCAGCATGGGGCAGCCGGATGCCTATCCTTTTGTGTGCAGTGGCCCCGTTCTGAAAAAACTCTTTTTTATTGATCGAGTTGTGAATGCGGGCTGA
- a CDS encoding DUF3096 domain-containing protein: MSPHLTPIVSIVAGICVLIFPHLLNYVVAIYLILTGVLALVK; the protein is encoded by the coding sequence ATGAGCCCTCATCTTACTCCCATCGTTTCTATCGTTGCAGGCATTTGTGTCCTCATTTTCCCCCACCTCCTTAACTATGTGGTGGCGATTTATTTGATCCTTACCGGTGTTTTGGCCCTCGTTAAGTAA